In Aphelocoma coerulescens isolate FSJ_1873_10779 chromosome 3, UR_Acoe_1.0, whole genome shotgun sequence, a single window of DNA contains:
- the UCN gene encoding urocortin, which produces MRRALLTLLLLLTRPPPAAARPATTDGSIPAAGTGAQDQPLWPPLAPPPPGPWRGRRDEPPLSIDLTFHLLRHLLLLARAQSQRARADSNRRILDAVGR; this is translated from the coding sequence ATGCGGCGGGCACTGCtcaccctcctgctgctgctcacccgcCCGCCGcctgccgccgcccgccccgccacCACCGACGGCTCCATCCCGGCGGCCGGGACCGGGGCTCAGGACCAGCCGCTCTGGCCGCCGCtggcgccgccgcccccggggcCGTGGCGAGGGCGGCGGGACGAGCCGCCGCTCTCCATCGACCTCACCTTCCACCTCCTGCGGCACCTCTTGCTGCTCGCCCGCGCCCAGAGCCAGCGCGCCCGCGCCGATTCCAACCGCCGCATCCTCGACGCCGTGGGGCGCTGA
- the MPV17 gene encoding protein Mpv17 isoform X1 → MAALWRGCGRVLARRPGAAQALTAGALMGAGDVIAQQLVEQRGLRGHHCPRTLKMMAIGFCFVGGQMLLLTPWLLQGPVVGNWYRILDRLILGNTKVVAVKKMVLDQGAFAPCFLGCFLGVTGAVNGLSVQDNWSKIRQDYMDALMTNYCIWPPVQIANFYFVPLQHRLAVVQCVAIVWNCYLSWKANRM, encoded by the exons ATGGCGGCGCTGTGGAGGGGCTGCGGGCGGGTGCTGGCGCGGCGGCCCGGGGCGGCGCAGGCGCTCACAGCCG GGGCCCTCATGGGAGCTGGGGATGTAATTGCGCAGCAGCTGGTGGAGCAGCGGGGACTGCGCGGGCACCACTGCCCCCGCACCCTGAAAATGATGGCCATTGGATTCTGCTTCGTG GGAGGGCAGATGCTGCTCCTCACCCCCTGGCTCCTGCAGGGCCCCGTTGTGGGCAACTGGTACAGGATCCTGGATCGGCTCATCCTGGGGAATACAAAAGTTGTGGCTGTGAAGAAGATGGTCCTGGACCAG GGGGCTTTCGCACCGTGCTTCCTTGGCTGCTTCCTGGGTGTCACGGGGGCCGTGAATGGGCTGTCGGTGCAGGATAACTGGTCCAAGATCCGGCAG GACTACATGGATGCCCTGATGACCAATTACTGT ATCTGGCCACCTGTGCAGATTGCAAACTTCTACTTTGTGCCCCTGCAGCACAG gctggctgTTGTCCAGTGTGTTGCCATCGTCTGGAACTGCTACCTGTCCTGGAAAGCGAATCGGATGTGA
- the MPV17 gene encoding protein Mpv17 isoform X2: MAALWRGCGRVLARRPGAAQALTAGALMGAGDVIAQQLVEQRGLRGHHCPRTLKMMAIGFCFVGPVVGNWYRILDRLILGNTKVVAVKKMVLDQGAFAPCFLGCFLGVTGAVNGLSVQDNWSKIRQDYMDALMTNYCIWPPVQIANFYFVPLQHRLAVVQCVAIVWNCYLSWKANRM; the protein is encoded by the exons ATGGCGGCGCTGTGGAGGGGCTGCGGGCGGGTGCTGGCGCGGCGGCCCGGGGCGGCGCAGGCGCTCACAGCCG GGGCCCTCATGGGAGCTGGGGATGTAATTGCGCAGCAGCTGGTGGAGCAGCGGGGACTGCGCGGGCACCACTGCCCCCGCACCCTGAAAATGATGGCCATTGGATTCTGCTTCGTG GGCCCCGTTGTGGGCAACTGGTACAGGATCCTGGATCGGCTCATCCTGGGGAATACAAAAGTTGTGGCTGTGAAGAAGATGGTCCTGGACCAG GGGGCTTTCGCACCGTGCTTCCTTGGCTGCTTCCTGGGTGTCACGGGGGCCGTGAATGGGCTGTCGGTGCAGGATAACTGGTCCAAGATCCGGCAG GACTACATGGATGCCCTGATGACCAATTACTGT ATCTGGCCACCTGTGCAGATTGCAAACTTCTACTTTGTGCCCCTGCAGCACAG gctggctgTTGTCCAGTGTGTTGCCATCGTCTGGAACTGCTACCTGTCCTGGAAAGCGAATCGGATGTGA
- the MPV17 gene encoding protein Mpv17 isoform X3 — MAALWRGCGRVLARRPGAAQALTAGALMGAGDVIAQQLVEQRGLRGHHCPRTLKMMAIGFCFVGAFAPCFLGCFLGVTGAVNGLSVQDNWSKIRQDYMDALMTNYCIWPPVQIANFYFVPLQHRLAVVQCVAIVWNCYLSWKANRM, encoded by the exons ATGGCGGCGCTGTGGAGGGGCTGCGGGCGGGTGCTGGCGCGGCGGCCCGGGGCGGCGCAGGCGCTCACAGCCG GGGCCCTCATGGGAGCTGGGGATGTAATTGCGCAGCAGCTGGTGGAGCAGCGGGGACTGCGCGGGCACCACTGCCCCCGCACCCTGAAAATGATGGCCATTGGATTCTGCTTCGTG GGGGCTTTCGCACCGTGCTTCCTTGGCTGCTTCCTGGGTGTCACGGGGGCCGTGAATGGGCTGTCGGTGCAGGATAACTGGTCCAAGATCCGGCAG GACTACATGGATGCCCTGATGACCAATTACTGT ATCTGGCCACCTGTGCAGATTGCAAACTTCTACTTTGTGCCCCTGCAGCACAG gctggctgTTGTCCAGTGTGTTGCCATCGTCTGGAACTGCTACCTGTCCTGGAAAGCGAATCGGATGTGA